The following proteins are co-located in the Cutaneotrichosporon cavernicola HIS019 DNA, chromosome: 3 genome:
- the CHC1 gene encoding uncharacterized protein (Clathrin is the major protein of the polyhedral coat of coated pits and vesicles), which translates to MADVKPINFTEHVQLTALGIQPQSISFQTLTLESDHFICVRENVNDTNQVVIVDLADANNVMRRPITADSAIMHPKEKIIALKAGRQLQVFNLATKTKLGSFVMNEDVSFWTWITDSTLGMVTDQHVYHWDVISGQTQPKKIFDRHASLNGNQIINYRMSTDGQWLILIGISSNPAAGQPGSNAFKIKGSMQLYSIERGVSQPIEGHAAAFTQLKLDGASSPSKLFCFAVRTGTGAKLHIVEIGHQAPNPPFPKQAVDVFFPPEATNDFPVAMQVSEKHGIIYLVTKFGFIHLYEVETGQCIYMNRISGDTIFTTAPYEQMNGIIGVNRKGQVLSVSVDEETLVPYVQRSLNNPELAIKLATRAGLPGADNMIMEQYQRYLQNGQYGDAAKIAANSPRGILRTPQTIETFKKLPAQAGTLSPILQYFGILLEKGELNKHESLELARPVIQQGKKQLLEKWLKENKLECSEELGDMVRQVDMQLALSVYLRANVPNKVVACFAELGQFDKIVLYSKKVGYTPDYVSLLQHLVRINPDKATEFATQLVNDEDDSEVDLDRVVDIFMGQNMIQQATSFLLDALKDNKPEQGPLQTRLLEMNLVNAPQVADAILGNEMFTHYDRPRIANLAEKAGLMQRALEHYEDINDIKRVVVHTNLFKPEWLVEYFGRLTVEQSFESMREMLKTNMRQNLPIVVQIATKYSDLLGPVKLIEMFEQFKSSEGLYYYLGSIVNLSEDPEVHFKYIQAATRTGQIREVERVCRESNYYNPEKVKNYLKEAKLSDQLPLIIVCDRFDFVHDLVLYLYQNGLTNFIEIYVQRVNAARTPQVIGGLLDVDCDESTIKNLLMSVTGEFPVDELVEEVEKRNRLKLILPWLNQKVEQGSTDHAVYNAVAKIAIDSNNNPEKFLQENNLYDPAVIGKYCEKRDPYLAYIAYAKGLCDDELINVTNDNQMYKHQARYLVKRRDVDLWTQVLNPESMHRRALVDQVVSTAIPECTDPDDVSVTVKAFMHMELHGPLLELLEKIILEESPFSDNKSLQSLMFLTAIRNDRGKVMGYINKLEGYDVETIARVATESGLYEEAFTIYSKHDMHAEAMNVLVEHMVSIDRGYAYANKINEPAVWSRLAKAQLDGLRIKDAIDSYIKADDPSNFEEVIEISNRAGKHEDLIRYLQMARKTAREPKIDTELAYAYAKTDRLHDMEEFLSMTNVADVLQVGEKCFDDGLYQASKLLFSSISNWARLATTLIYLGENQPAVDAARKAGNTQVWKQVNAACVDKKEFRLAQICGLNLIVHAEELNSLLGLYQRNGYFDEAISLMEAGLGLERAHMGMFTELAVLYAKYRPEKLMEHLKLFWQRLNIPKVIRATEQAALWPELVYLYIVYDEPDNAALAMMERLGEWDHDQFKKVVVKVANMEIAYKAVSFYLARQPMLLPDLLSAMTARLDHARVIKILQNEDNLPLAKQYLIATQKLNLAVVNEAYNDLLIEEEDHVTLRSSLQEYDQYDALKLAKRLEKHELLEFRRIAALIFRQTSKWEESLSISKADRLWRDALETAAASKEPAVVEELCAYFIGIGNKDAFAAATYVCYEFVRPDFVEEMTWRYGLGDYTRPYALQQSRDSSNRIASLEKELKELKAKAKKDEPAEEESSNIMGGLGGRLLIGGPGPQGGGGFGGMNGGMMGQPTGMGMMPNPTGFY; encoded by the exons ATGGCCGACGTCAAGCCCATCAAC ttcACCGAGCATGTCCAG CTCACAGCGCTGGGCATCCAGCCCCAGAGCATCTCGTTCCAGACGTTGACCCTCGAGTCTGACCACTTCATCTGCGT CCGCGAGAATGTCAATGACACCAACCaggtcgtcatcgtcgaccTGGCGGACGCCAACAACGTGATGCGCAGGCCGA tcaCTGCCGACTCCGCGATCATGCACCCCAAGGAGAAGATCATTGCGCTCAAGG CCGGCCGCCAGCTCCAGGTGTTCAACCTCGCAACCAAGACCAAGCTTGGTTCGTTCGTCATGAACGAGGACGTGTCGTTCTGGACCTGGATCACCGACTCGACTCTTGGCATGGTCACGGACCAGCACGTCTACCACTGGGACGTCATTAGCGGCCAGACGCAGCCGAAGAAG ATCTTTGACCGCCACGCTTCCCTCAACGGCAACCAGATCATTAACTACCGCATGTCCACCGATGGCCAGTggctcatcctcatcggcatctcgtccaaccccgccgccggccaGCCGGGCTCGAACGCGTTCAAGATCAAGGGCTCTATGCAGCTCTACTCGATAGAGCGGGGCGTCTCGCAGCCGATCGAGGGCCATGCCGCTGCCTTCACCCAGCTCAAGCTTGACGGCGCCAGCAGCCCCAGCAAGCTCTTCTGCTTCGCTGTGCGCACGGGCACCGGTGCCAAGCTTCACATTGTCGAGATCGGCCACCAGGCTCCAAACCCGCCCTTCCCGAAACAGGCCGTTGACGTCTTCTTCCCTCCTGAGGCAACCAACGACTTCCCTGTCGCGATGCAGGTCTCGGAGAAGCACGGCATCATCTACCTTGTCACCAAGTTTGGCTTCATTCACCTCTATGAGGTCGAGACTGGCCAGTGCATCTACATGAACCGCATCTCGGGCGACACTATCTTCACCACTGCGCCCTACGAGCAGATGAACGGTATCATTGGTGTCAACCGCAAGGGCCAGGTCCTCAGCGtcagcgtcgacgaggaaaCTCTCGTCCCCTACGTCCAGC GCTCGCTGAACAACCCCGAGCTGGCGATCAAGCTCGCGACCCGCGCCGGTCTCCCCGGTGCCGACAACATGATCATGGAGCAGTACCAGCGTTACCTTCAGAACGGCCAGTACGGCGACGCTGCTAAGATTGCGGCCAACTCCCCCCGCGGCATTCTTCGCACACCCCAGACCATCGAGACCTTCAAGAAGCTTCCCGCGCAGGCGGGCACTCTTTCGCCCATTCTGCAGTACTTCggcatcctcctcgagaagggcgagcTCAACAAGCATGAGTCCCTCGAACTGGCTCGGCCCGTCATCCAGCAGGGCAAGAAGCAGCTTCTCGAGAAGTGGCTCAAGGAGAACAAGCTCGAGTgcagcgaggagctcggtgaCATGGTCCGCCAGGTTGACATGCAGCTCGCACTCTCTGTCTACCTCCGCGCCAACGTCCCCAACAAGGTCGTTGCCTGCttcgccgagcttggccagTTCGACAAGATCGTCCTCTACTCGAAGAAGGTTGGCTACACTCCTGACTACGTTTCGCTGCTTcagcacctcgtccgcaTCAACCCAGACAAGGCCACCGAGTTTGCAacgcagctcgtcaacgatgaggacgactCCGAGGTCGACTTGGACCGCGTTGTCGACATCTTCATGGGCCAGAACATGATCCAGCAGGCGACGTCATTCCTCctggacgcgctcaaggacaacaAGCCCGAGCAGGGTCCTCTGCAGACTCGTCTCCTCGAGATGAACCTCGTCAATGCCCCTCAGGTTGCGGACGCAATTCTTGGCAACGAGATGTTCACCCATTACGACCGCCCCCGCATCGCGAACCTTGCGGAGAAGGCTGGCCTCATGCagcgcgccctcgagcacTACGAGGACATCAACGACATCAAGCGTGTCGTTGTGCACACCAACCTCTTCAAGCCTGAGTGGCTCGTCGAGTACTTCGGCCGCCTCACTGTGGAGCAGTCGTTTGAGAGCATGCGCGAGATGCTGAAGACCAACATGCGCCAGAACCTTCCCATCGTTGTCCAGATCGCCACCAAGTACTCGGACCTCCTTGGCCCCGTCAAGCTCATCGAGATGTTCGAGCAGTTCAAGAGCTCCGAGGGTCTCTACTACTACCTCGGCTCAATCGTCAACCTGTCCGAAGACCCCGAGGTCCACTTCAAGTACATCCAGGCCGCCACTCGCACGGGCCAGatccgcgaggtcgagcgcgtgtGCCGCGAGTCCAATTACTACAACCCGGAGAAGGTCAAGAACTATctcaaggaggccaagctctCGGACCAGCTTCCTCTTATCATCGTGTGCGACCGCTTCGACTTCGTCCACGACCTCGTTCTCTACCTCTACCAGAACGGCCTCACCAACTTCATTGAGATCTACGTCCAGCGCGTCAACGCGGCCCGCACGCCGCAGGTCATCGGCGGtctccttgacgtcgactGTGACGAGTCGACGATCAAGAACCTGCTCATGTCCGTGACCGGCGAGTTCCccgttgacgagctcgtcgaggaggttgagaagCGAAACCGCCTTAAGCTCATCCTCCCGTGGCTCAACCAGAAGGTCGAGCAGGGCTCGACCGACCACGCCGTCTACAACGCCGTTGCCAAGATTGCCATTGACTCGAACAACAACCCCGAGAAGTTCCTCCAGGAGAACAACCTCTACGACCCGGCTGTCATCGGCAAGTACTGCGAGAAGCGCGACCCGTACCTCGCCTACATTGCCTACGCGAAGGGCCTCTGCGACGATGAGCTCATCAACGTCACGAACGACAACCAGATGTACAAGCACCAGGCCCGCTACCTCGTCAAGCGTCGTGATGTCGACCTCTGGACTCAGGTCCTCAACCCGGAAAGCAtgcaccgccgcgccctcgtcgaccaggTCGTTTCCACCGCTATCCCCGAGTGCACCGACCCCGATGACGTCTCCGTTACCGTCAAGGCATTTATGCACATGGAGCTCCACGGTCctctccttgagctcctcgaaaagatcatcctcgaggagTCGCCCTTCAGCGACAACAAGTCGCTCCAGAGCCTTATGTTCCTCACGGCCATCCGTAACGACCGCGGCAAGGTCATGGGGTACATCAACAAGCTTGAGGGCTACGACGTCGAGACCATCGCTCGCGTCGCGACCGAGTCGGGTCTCTACGAGGAGGCATTCACGATCTACTCGAAGCACGACATGCACGCTGAGGCCATGaacgtcctcgtcgaacACATGGTTTCGATCGACCGTGGCTACGCATACGCAAACAAGATCAACGAGCCCGCTGTCTGGAgccgcctcgccaaggctCAGCTCGACGGTCTCCGCATCAAGGACGCGATCGACTCGTacatcaaggccgacgacccGTCCAACTTTGAGGAGGTTATCGAGATCTCCAACCGTGCCGGCAAGCACGAGGACCTCATCCGCTACCTCCAGATGGCCCGCAAGACAGCCCGTGAGCCCAAGATCGACACCGAGCTCGCATACGCCTACGCCAAGACGGACCGTCTCCACGACATGGAGGAGTTCCTGTCGATGACGAACGTGGCGGACGTCCTCCAAGTCGGTGAGAAGTGCTTCGATGATGGTCTCTACCAGGCGTCCAAGCTCCTTttctcgtccatctccaaCTGGGCTCGCCTTGCCACCACCCTCATCTACCTCGGCGAGAACCAGCctgccgtcgacgccgctcgCAAGGCCGGCAACACGCAAGTGTGGAAGCAGGTCAACGCGGCGTGTGTGGACAAGAAGGAGTTCCGCCTCGCGCAGATCTGTGGTCTCAACCTCATCGTCCACGCCGAGGAACTCAACTcgctccttggcctctACCAGCGCAATGGCTACTTTGACGAGGCGATTTCCCTCATGGAGGCTGGTCTTGGTCTCGAGCGTGCGCACATGGGCATGTTCACTGAGCTCGCGGTCCTGTACGCCAAGTACCGCCCTGAGAAGCTCATGGAGCACCTCAAACTCTTCTGGCAGCGCCTCAACATCCCCAAGGTCATCCGCGCGACCGAGCAGGCCGCGCTGTGGCCGGAGCTTGTCTACCTCTACATTGTCTACGACGAGCCAGACAATGCTGCTCTCGCGATGATGGAGCGTCTGGGCGAGTGGGACCACGACCAGTTCAAGAAGGTCGTGGTCAAGGTCGCCAACATGGAGATTGCGTACAAGGCCGTGTCGTTCTACCTTGCCCGACAGCCCATGCTCCTCCCTGACCTCCTTTCCGCCATGACTGCTCGTCTCGACCACGCCCGCGTGATCAAGATTCTGCAGAACGAGGACAACCTGCCGCTTGCCAAGCAGTACCTCATCGCGACGCAGaagctcaacctcgccgtcgtcaaCGAGGCGTACAACGACTTGCtgatcgaggaggaggaccacGTCACTCTGAGAAGCTCGCTGCAGGAGTACGACCAGTACGACGCCCTCAAGCTTGCTAAGCGGTTGGAGAAGCATGAGCTGCTCGAGTTCAGGCGTATTGCTGCGTTGATCTTCCGCCAGACCTCGAAG TGGGAGGAGTCGCTGTCCATCTCTAAGGCGGACCGCTTGTGGCGGGACGCCCTCGAGACGGCTGCGGCGAGCAAGGAACCGGCGGTCGTTGAGGAGCTCTGCGCGTACTTTATCGGCATCGGCAACAAGGACGCGTTCGCTGCCGCGACCTACGTTTGTTATGAGTTCGTTCGGCCCGACtttgtcgaggagatgacCTGGAGGTATGGTCTTGGCGACTACACGCGCCCATACGCGCTCCAGCAG TCCCGAGACAGCTCGAACAGGATCGCCagcctcgagaaggagctcaaggagctcaaggcaaaggcgaagaaggacgagccggcagaggaggagtcTTCTAACATCATGGGCGGCCTCGGTGGCCGTCTGTTGATTGGGGGCCCAGG GCCCCagggcggtggcggctTTGGGGGAATGAACGGTGGCATGATGGGGCAGCCAACGGGGATGGGCATGATGCCCAACCCGACTGGCTTTTACTAG
- a CDS encoding uncharacterized protein (FAD dependent oxidoreductase) has product MASVRGPTPQNVVVVGSGVIGLTAALILARRGYAVEVVARNLPGDNLDQDWASPWAGANWCPFGTDPRVCRWEAETLEVLRGLIPTGLAMPLPITRFASTQAGLHNHCVGVTFTSVSVNSPHYLEWLGAQCTALGVVLRRATLQSLAEAVRPNTAAVVNATGLGAGQLADVKDDLVEPIRGQIVVVRAPVKRCVMDATMNHPTRSTYIIPRPNSGNQVICGGCYEVSSTVREPDPDMTRSILEHCLARIPELSKDGTVEGIEIVRECVGFRPSRRGGPRLEREDKRFGSRRVPVVHAYGIGPAGYQASWGMAAEAVKLVGDALVEGLKVEAPRARL; this is encoded by the exons ATGGCTTCAGTTCGTGGCCCGACTCCCCAAAATGTTGTCGTAGTCGGCAGTGGTG TCATCGGCCTCACTgccgccctcatcctcgctcggcgcgggtATGCTGTCGAAGTCGTGGCGAGAAACCTCCCGGGCGACAACCTCGATCAGGACTGGGCGAGCCCGTGGGCCGGCGCAAACTGGTGTCCCTTTGGTACTGATCCCCGCGTGTGCAGATGGGAGGCTGAGACTCT CGAGGTGCTGCGCGGCCTCATCCCGACCGGTCTGGCGATGCCCCTCCCCATTACCCGTTTCGCATCCACCCAAGCCGGCCTCCACAACCACTG CGTGGGCGTGACGTTTACTTCAGTGTCGGTCAACTCGCCCCACTACCTCGAGTGGCTCGGCGCACAGTGTACCGCCCTAGGTGTTGtgctgcgccgcgcaaCGCTTCAGTctctcgccgaggcggtccGGCCCAACACGGCGGCCGTGGTTAACGCCACGGGGCTGGGGGCTGGCCAACTCGCAGACGTCAAggatgacctcgtcgagcctATTCGCGGGCAGATCGTGGTTGTACGTGCGCCCGTTAAGCGCTGCGTCATGGATGCTACCATGAACCATCCGACGCGGAGCACTTATATTATTCCGCGGCCGAATTCGGGCAACCAGGTTATTTGCGGAGGGTGTTACGAG GTCAGCAGCACTGTGCGCGAGCCCGACCCGGACATGACCCGCTCGATCCTCGAGCACTGCCTGGCTCGTATTCCCGAGCTCAGCAAGGACGGCACCGTTGAAGGGATCGAGATTGTTCGTGAGTGTGTCGGTTTCCGCCCCAGCCGCCGTGGCGGgccgcgcctcgagcgcgaggacaagcGCTTCGGCTCCCGCCGCGTGCCTGTCGTGCATGCGTACGGGATTGGGCCAGCGGGATACCAGGCGAGCTGGGGAAtggcggcggaggctgtcaagctcgtcggcgacgcaCTTGTTGAGGggctcaaggtcgaggcgccgCGGGCTCGCCTTTAA